From Nitrospirota bacterium:
GACAGTCCAGTTATTTCTAATATCTCTAAGTCGCCAGCATACCCAAGAGTCAATTCAGATAACGCTATCTTTCCTGGCGACCAAAACTCAATTTTAACTTTTTGATTTTTCTGACCTGTAAAAAGGAAACTTTTCCCTTCATCTGCAGACGCCGCTTTATCTTTCATGAAGTCAATAAGCTCAGGTAGATAGTCTTCTTTAAAGTCATCTGACAATATGCAACTGAAAAATCTTCCAACTTTAATTTCCTTTGCTTTCGCTTTAATTTGTTGTATTAATTTGTCTTGCCTGTTTTCTCTTTCCAACTTAGAGAGGTCTTTTATCTGTATCCAATAGGTAATATTTTCTATCTCAACTTTCAAATCCGGTGGCCGCCGTGCTTCGATACCAGGTTCATAGCTTATCGGAACTGAAGAGGGGTACTGAGAAACCAACATTACAGCAAAATTATGCTCTGCAATTGTAGCCCAAACACCCCTTCCACTATTGATTAACCGTTGATTGAGATTGTCAAGACCTCTCTTTTTAAGGAGAGTCATGTTATAGGCAAGTCTTTCTATATCTTCCTCTGAAGCTTCATATCTGGTACCGGAAAATATTTTTCTTGCAATGTTTATATAATCTTCCACTCGTACACCCCTTACCTTCTCAAGTCTGTTGTTAACTGAATCGAAGACCTGCCGAATAGAATTCGTTATGACATTTGTAGGATTTCATTACCTCCTCTCTAATACCATATCAGAGTTCCATCGCTTGCCCATGGGTATCTACTGCCTTTTAGAAATTAATTGTGTCAATTTCTGTAATGTCTTATTAATTTCTAGGATATTATCTGCAATTTCCACCAACGTAGGCTTACCAAGCCGGTGCAATCCATCGTATTGGTTCAGATTTATATCAAAGGTTTCTTCTAATAATTTACCTTCACTGTTTTTATACATTGCTCTAACCGTAAACTCCTTTGGATTAAACTCGTTCCACCTGCAAAGAAATGACGAAATGGCTTGCCCAGGTCTTAAATAATTTAGGCCATTAAGAGGTGTTCTCTTATTAAGCAACTCATTTCCGATAGATACATCTGGTGTAATTTTGAAGGCAAGGTTATAAGCAGGACCCAGCCCAACGTTTTGGACCCTAAGTTCCATGAAATTTATATGTGGCTCCAATGGCTCTATAGTTACAGAGACTAACGGTTCAGTTTGGGCTTTTCTTAATCTTCTAGTCTCATTTGCTAATTTTATTGTAAATATCACATAAGTAACAGTAGCAGTTGCAACCATAAAAGAAAATATAAGGCTCAAGAATCCTGAATTGGCATTAACCCAAACAATTATCTCCTTCATTAATTACCATCCACAATAGCGACATTGTCTAGGGTGAAGCTGTAGAGTTCATGTAACATTTTATTAGTCAGACTTCCCTCACACACTCCTTGCCTTTTCAAACCGATTTTTGACGAGTTCGCAGACGGCCCAGTAAACTTCGTTCCGCTCGTCTTCTGTCAGACCGAGAATATCAAAGACAATATCATCAAGCGCCTTGCGGTCAGGCAGAGGATTCGGCTTTTGCTCACGGATGGGACGGGCGGGATTAATACCGAGTTCCTCGTAAACATTACCAATTGTTCTTTTACCCATCTTCTCAAAGGATTTTATAAGCATTTGCTTCTTGTTAGAAGGAAAAGCTAAAGGGTCAAATACAAAAAGATTCTTGGCATCTTTTGCCTCGTATTTCAAAGCACCTTGCCCTAATCCTGCCCGCCCCATAAGTGAAATTAAAAACCATGATAATGTGCTATTAAGAATAGCTGCAAAATAGGCATAGTCATGATGCTTCGGGAAGATTCTATGTAAGCAACGGTCTGAACATAGCGGAACTGAAAGACTCTTTGCTTCTATGAGGGATATCTGAAGTTTGCCGTCATAATTAAAGACTGTATAGATGTCCTTGACCTTCTCCCTTTCCTCTTTTGCAAACTCGAACTCATCTATCTTTCTTTTGTAGGAGGCATCGAGGAGCTTGTCTTTCTGATAGCCGAGGGAGCGGAACAGCTCATAAACCTTTTCAGGCGAGTCGATTTTCGGGACAATTTTTTGAACGTATTCTTGTATGTCCATATATTTCACTCAAAAATATCTCCGAAAAAAAATCTTTCCAGTCGCATATATTTATATTTGTCTAATCCTGTATTCAAAATGTATTGATTTATAGACAGAATACTGATATTTAATTTTACCATACTATTAGACTGTTTATCCAAAAATTTTTTAAGATTTAAGGAAAATGAAATGAAAAATGGGATTTCTGTCCTGATTTTTATTGACATAAAGAATTATTTTCCTTAACCTTGATTGTTAAACTCCGCACCCCGCTCACGCGAGCTGCGGGGACTGCTGTAAGAGGAAAACTTTTATGCCATTCACCCCGCACTATATCAACAGTGCGGGGTTCATCCCCGCCTTAAAAGGAGGGGCATTCTGGCGTGGTGCGGGGTAAATGATTGCAGAGACTAAATTCAACTTCGAGATAATAAAAAAGGACACAACCAGCAACGCCCGTCTTGGGAGGATTGTAACACCTCACGGCGTAATTAACACCCCCGCCTTCATACCTGTGGGGACTCACGCTACTGTAAAGACTGTAACTCCTGAGGAACTATATGAGATTGGGGTAGAGATAATCCTCTGTAATACATATCATCTGTATCTGAGACCAGGGCATCAATTGATTGCAAGCCTTGGTGGACTACACCATTTTATGAACTGGAATTCTCCAATACTCACCGATAGTGGTGGCTTTCAGGTATTCAGCCTCGGAGAACTCAGAAAGATAAGCGAAGAAGGTGTTACCTTCCGTTCTCACATCGATGGTAGAACCCATCTTTTTACCCCTGAAAAATCTATCGAGATTCAGGAGGCACTCGGTGGTGATATTATAATGGCACTTGATGACTGCACACCCTATCCATCCACATACGAATACACCTTAAATTCTTTGCGGATTACAACAGAATGGTCAAAGAGATGCATAAAGGCAAAATTTCGAAATGACCAGTCACTCTTCGGTATAGTTCAGGGTGGAATGTTTCCCGAGCTCAGAAGACAGTCTGCCGAAGAGATCTCTTTGCTCGGGTTCGATGGCTATGCTATAGGCGGTGTGAGTGTTGGAGAGCCGAAGGAGAAAATGTTTGAGATTATCAATTTCACAGCACCTTTACTGATAGAAGATAAACCGCGGTATCTTATGGGCGTAGGCACACCAGAGGATATTGCGATAGCTGTATCAGCAGGGATTGACCTTTTTGACTGTGTCATGCCAACAAGAAACGCACGGAATGGAACACTATTTACATCAAATGGAAAGATAAGCATCCGAAATGAAAGATACGCATATGACTCAGAGCCTCTTGATCCAGCGTGTGGTTGTTATACATGCAGAAACTACTCAAAGGCGTATCTCAGACACATCTTCATGTCTGAGGAGATACTTGCACTCAGATTGAACACCATTCACAATTTGTGGTATTATATAAATATTTTAAGGGAGATAAGGAATGCAATCGTTGAAGGAAAGAGATGGTTGATTTATCAGTCGATTTAGTTTATATTAACCAATCAATCCCACAGGAGAATTATCTCCCTAATTAATGAAAGGAGGATGTATATATGTTTGCCGATATAGTCTATGCAGCTGGAAGTGGTGGCCAGGAAGCAGGAGGTGCGGCTGGATTCTTTGTCCAGATGTTTCCTCTTATACTGATATTTGTGATATTCTATTTTCTTCTGATTCGACCCCAGCAGAAAAAACAGAGACGACATGCGGAAATGCTCGGTAACCTCAAGAAAGGCGATAAGGTCGTTACAAGTGGGGGCATATACGGAACCATCGAGTATCTTTCACAATCAACAGTTACACTGAAAATAGCAGATAATGTAAAGGTAAAGATGAGCAGAAATGCAATCGCAGGATTAAGGGCTGAAAGTGAGGAGGACTGAATATAAATGAAGAAAGGCCTGCGCTGGAGGTTTTCACTCATCGGTGCAGTAGTCATTTTCGCAATAATATTTTTCCTGCCATCAACGCCTGTATTCAAGGCGATGCCTGAATGGTGGGGGAAAAACCTCCCGAATCGTGGAATAACACTTGGACTCGACCTTCAGGGAGGTATGCATCTTGTCTTTGAGGTAGATGGAGAAAAGGCTGTCGACTCCGCTGTTGAAAGGACTGCAAGTGGTATCCGTCAACTCCTTACCGAAAAGAAGATACGATTTACAGCAATTAAAAGGTCAGGATTTACCGGTATTGAAATAACACATCCCTCTGAATCATCAACACAGATAAAGAAGGTGGTAGAGAATAATTATCCATCACTCCGAATAAAAGATGCGGGGAAAAGTAGACTCAATCTGATCCTTGCAGACAAAGAATCAGAAAAAATAAAAGAGACCGCAACAGAACAGGCACTCGAGACCATAAGAAACCGTATTGATCAGTTTGGTGTTGCCGAACCTGTAATACACAGACAGGAAACAAATCAGATAGTTGTGCAGTTGCCAGGTATAAAGGACCCCCAACGTGCAATTGACCTTATAGGAAAGACTGCACTGCTTGAGTTCAAACTTCTTGATGAAGAAAGCCCTGTGGCAGCACAGTTACCGGCAAGTATACCATCAGGTGGGGAAGAAAAACTTCTATCAGAATTTAAAGACAGAATACCGGAGGGAGATGAGATACTATTTGAAAGGGTCGTAGATAAAGAGACAGGGAGGGTGTCTAAAAGGCCATATCTTGCAAAGAAAAGGGCTGTCCTCACAGGAGATGTGCTTACAGAAGCAAGGGTAAATATAGATACACGATATAATGAGCCCTATGTTTCAGTATCTTTTGATAGCGAAGGGGCAAAGATATTTGAGAGGGTTACAGGTGAAAATGTGAAAAAGAGGATGGCAATCATACTTGATAATAACATTTACTCAGCACCTGTAATCCAGGAGAGAATTGCAGGAGGACATGCCCAGATAACAGGTAGATTTACTGAAAATGAAGCAAAGGATCTCGCAATCGTGCTGAGGGCTGGTGCACTCCCTGCCCCTATAAATATGCTTCAGAATGTGACTGTTGGACCATCACTCGGCCAGGATTCTATAGACGCAGGTGTTAAGGCAGGGATGATCGGGGCAATAGCGGTTATTCTATTCATGGTGATATACTACAGGCTTTCAGGGGTAATAGCAGATTTTGCAGTCTTTTTAAATGTGATAATCCTCCTTGGTGCTTTAGCATGGTTTAATGCAACACTCACCTTACCTGGTATAGCTGGCATAATACTCACCATAGGGATGTCTGTAGATGCCAATGTCCTTATATTTGAAAGGATTCGTGAAGAACTCAGGTTGGGAAAGACCGTGAGGGCGGCAATAGATGCAGGATACAAAAAGGCATTTCTCACAATCGTTGACTCTCATGTGACAACACTTATCACAGCAGCGGTGCTCTTTCAGTTCGGCACAGGACCGATAAAGGGTTTTGCTGTAACCCTGAGCCTCGGTGTAATGATAAATCTCTTTACATCTATGATGGGTACAAGGGTTGTGTTTGATTTGATTACAAGTAAAAGGGCGTTGAAGAGATTGAGTATCTGAGGGTAAAATTAGTGTTTGAAATAATCAAAACTCCAAAGATAGATTTCATAGGCAAGAGAAACATCGCTTTTATGGCATCTGGTATATTTATAGCAATTGGTATAGTTGCACTTATACAGATAGCAAGGGGGGCAATAAATCTCGGCATAGACTTTTCAGGTGGCACCTCTGTCCATCTCAAGTTTGAAAAACCTATCCCCATGGATCATGCAAGAAAGATACTCGAGCAGAGTGGTCTCAAAGATGTAGATTTGCAGGACTTCCCAGCAGAAAATAAACTGCTGATCAGGATAAAAAAGTCAGACATAGAGACTGGCAAGGTTTCAGAGAATATTGTTAGAATATTTTCAGAGGGCTTTTCAGGAACAAAGTTCGTAGTTGATAGCACTACAGAGATAGGTCCAAAGATAGGTAAAAGCCTTCAGAAGGATGCCCTCATCGCAGTGGCAATCGCAACTGCAGGTATACTTATTTATATCGCCTGGAGATTTCGGTTCAAATTCGGTGTCGCAGCAACAATCGCAACATTCCATGATGTCCTTTTCGTCTTGGGGGTATTTTACATCATGAATAAGGAGATAAATCTTTTACTTATCACTGCACTCCTGACAATTGCAGGTTACTCCCTTACAGATACCGTTGTTGTATTCGACCGTATAAGAGAAAATATGAAACTGAGATATAAAGAACCGATACCTCTTGTTATAAACTCGAGCATAAATGAGGTGCTGAGCAGAACTATCATTACAGCAGGAACAACCTTTCTCGCCGCTACCGCACTTTTCTTTTTCGGTGGAGAGGTCATACACGACTTCGCATTTGCCATCCTTATAGGTATTGCTATCGGAACATACTCATCCATATTTATCGCCAGCCCCATCCTTGTCGTCTGGAAAGGAAGGTTGAGAAAATAAGCAAAGTTCGAGATGAAAAGACGATGGGTTATACCAAGGGTAAACACAGGACTACAATCGAGGCTCTCACAGGAAGCAAGACTCTCTCCTGTCCTTGCTCAGGTGTTAATAAACAGGGGGATTGAGACTCCCCGTGCAGTAGCCGAATTCTTGAATCCATATATTGAAAACCTGCATGATCCATTTCTGCTACCTGATATGTATACTGCTACTAAAAGGATAGTAACCGCCATTAAACGAAATGAAAAAATCGTTGTATATGGAGACTATGATGTTGATGGTATTACCGGAACAGCCATTCTTATTCACATGCTCAAAGACTCAGCATTTCGGCTCGGCTCAATGGCGGATTGTTCATATTACATCCCTCATCGACTGAAGGAAGGATACGGACTTAACACCGATGTGATAAAGAGGATTAAATCAGAAGGCGTAAGTCTTATTATAACAGTAGATTGCGGAACAACAGCGATAGATGAGGTATCACTTGCAAATACTCTCGGCATAGATGTAATCATCACTGACCATCATCATGTAACAGATGTCCTTCCACCTGCAGCAGCGGTAGTAAATCCAAACAGGAAAGACTCTATTTATTCCTTTAAGGAACTTGCCGGTGCAGGAATAGTATTCAAACTTACCCAGGCTCTGAGTTCTGAGTTCGGAGTTCGGAGTTGGGAGGAATATTTAGACCTTGCAGCCATAGGAACAATAGCAGACGTAGTGCCGCTTATAGGTGAAAACAGGATAATTGCCTCTGAAGGGCTGAATCTTCTTACCGAGAGCAAAAGGGCTGGTATTGTAGCCATAAAACGGATTTCTGGGATCGAGGGGAAGACCATTACATCAGGAATGGTAGGCTTTATCATCGCACCGAGGATAAATGCTGCTGGAAGACTTGGTGATGCAACCTCAGCACTCAAACTCCTTCTGACAGAAGATATGGATGAAGCGGAGGAATTAGCCAAATTTTTAGATGCAAGGAATAAAGAACGCCAGCAGATAGAGAATGAGATATTCGAAAAGGCTAAGGCAATGATAACAGACGGTGAAAAGTGGACGGTGGACGGTGAACGGTATGCAATAGTCCTCTCCTCTCCTTCATGGCATTCAGGTGTCATTGGAATCGTAGCATCAAGGCTTGTTGAAAAATTCTATCGTCCAGCATTCCTTTTTGTCACGCAGGAGGGAATATGCAAAGGCTCTGCACGGAGTATTCCACCTTTTCATATATGCGAGGGATTAAAACAGATTGAGGGAGGGATAGAGATAAAGTTTGGAGGACACAGTCAAGCTGCTGGTATAAAGGTAAAAGAAGAAGACTTTATTTCTTTTGGCAAATGGATTAATAGAATTGTCAGGGAATCACTCTCAGAAGAAGACCTTATACCCAAACTCAAAATTGATGCGAGAGTTAAACTCAGAGAGATAAATTTCACCCTTATAGATGAGTTGAATTCCTTCAGCCCATTTGGCTATGGAAACCCTGAGCCGCTACTCGGTGCAAAGGGACTTGAGGTATTATATCCAAAGATTGTAGGAAACAATCATTTAAAGATGAAACTAAGACAGGATGGAACGGTATTCGATGCCATAGGGTTTGATATGAGAGATGCACTATCAAATGATAGTCTGGGGTCTGGAGTCTGGAGTCTGGAGTCTGCTATTGGGCATCTCTCAAAGATAGACGCAGCCTTTACACCACAGGTGAATGACTGGGAAGGTGGAAAACAGATACAGATTAATATAAAGGCAATAAGGCTATCACAGAATACAGATTAATGTTATAATTGTAATATGATACTCCCTGAAGACATAGTCCAGAAGATCCTATCTTATAACCCCGATGCAAATGTTGAACTTTTTCACAGGGCATACAACTATTCTGCAAAGGTTCATATTGGACAGGTAAGACTTTCGGGAGAACCCTACCTCATGCATCCGCTCGAGGTCGCAGGCATACTTGCTGACCTCAAACTTGATGTTGTAACAATCGTAGCAGGTCTTCTTCACGACACACTGGAAGATACACCCACCACAATTGATGAGATAAGAGAATTGTTCGGAGAGGATGTCGCCTTTCTCGTGGATGGAATAACAAAGATAGCCCAGATAGAATTTAAAACGAAAGTAGAACAGCAGGCAGAAAACTTCAGAAAGATGCTCCTTGCAATGGCAAGGGATATAAGGATTATACTGATAAAACTCGCCGATAGACTTCACAACATGCGCACACTGAAATACCTTTCACCTGCAAAACAGAAGGCAATTGCTCAAGAAACACTGGATATATATGCACCTCTTTCAAACCGATTTGGTATAGGATGGATGAAGATAGAGCTCGAGGATTTGTCATTACAATATCTTGAACATGAGATATACAATGACCTTGTCAGTAAAGTGGCAAAAAGACAGGAAGAAAGAGAAGGTTATGTCAGAGAGTTGATAAATATTGTAAAGGAGAATCTTGCAAAGAATAACCTCAACGGAGAGGTTACAGGTAGACCTAAGCACTACTATAGTATTTACAGAAAAATGAGTGAGCAGGGTATCTCATTCAATGAGGTATTCGATATAACAGGACTCAGGATAATCACCGAGACAAAGGCAGATTGTTATGCAATACTCGGGATGATACATTCGCTGTGGATACCTGTGCCAGGAAGATTTAAAGACTACATAGGTGTACCCAAGTCAAACAGGTATCAATCACTGCATACAACTGTGATAGGACCGAGGGGCGAGAGAGTAGAATTTCAGATAAGGACAAAAGAGATGCACAGGATTGCAGAAGAAGGAATAGCAGCCCACTGGAGTTATAAGGAGAAGCTAACAATAAATGAGAAGGATAAGGAACGGTTTGCATGGTTAAGGCAACTCGTTGACCTCCAGACCGAGCTCACAGATGCAAGGGATTTTCTTGAAACAATAAAGGTTGATCTCTTCCCAGATGTTGTATATGTATTCACACCAAAAGGCGATATAAAAGAGCTTCCGAGGGGCTCAACCCCTGTTGATTTTGCCTATAGCATCCATACGGAGGTGGGACACCGCTGTGTAGGAGCAAAAGTCAGTGGGAGGATCGTACCACTGAGACACCAGTTAAGGAATGGTGATACTGTTGAGATACAGACACAGAGTGGACATATGCCGAGCAGAGACTGGCTAAAGTTCGTAAATACACCAAGAGCAAGAGCAAGGATTAAACAATGGATTAAGGCAGAGGAGAGAAAAAGAAGCATAGAGCTCGGAAGGGAAATACTTGAAAGAGAGCTCAAGAAACATGATCTTAACCCTGTAGAAGCGCTCAAATCAAAAGAACTCATTGAGGTAGTCAAGGTATTTGGTATATCGGATTTAGAAGGACTCTTCGTTGCAATAGGATATGGAAGGCTTTCAGGTCATCAAGTAGTAAACAGACTTATCCCTGAAAAGATTGTAGAAGAAATTCCACCAAAAAGATTTAAAAAGCCCGTGCGCACACCCAAAGGTATCAGTGTACATGGTGCAGGAGATATTATGGTTCATCTTTCAAGATGTTGCAATCCCCTACCTGGAGACAGAATAATTGGCTTTGTGACAAGGGGAAGAGGAATTACTATACATACGGATGACTGCCAGAATCTAAGGGCACTTGCTCTGGATAAGGACCGTCTTATT
This genomic window contains:
- the yajC gene encoding preprotein translocase subunit YajC — translated: MFADIVYAAGSGGQEAGGAAGFFVQMFPLILIFVIFYFLLIRPQQKKQRRHAEMLGNLKKGDKVVTSGGIYGTIEYLSQSTVTLKIADNVKVKMSRNAIAGLRAESEED
- the secF gene encoding protein translocase subunit SecF, with protein sequence MFEIIKTPKIDFIGKRNIAFMASGIFIAIGIVALIQIARGAINLGIDFSGGTSVHLKFEKPIPMDHARKILEQSGLKDVDLQDFPAENKLLIRIKKSDIETGKVSENIVRIFSEGFSGTKFVVDSTTEIGPKIGKSLQKDALIAVAIATAGILIYIAWRFRFKFGVAATIATFHDVLFVLGVFYIMNKEINLLLITALLTIAGYSLTDTVVVFDRIRENMKLRYKEPIPLVINSSINEVLSRTIITAGTTFLAATALFFFGGEVIHDFAFAILIGIAIGTYSSIFIASPILVVWKGRLRK
- the secD gene encoding protein translocase subunit SecD, whose protein sequence is MKKGLRWRFSLIGAVVIFAIIFFLPSTPVFKAMPEWWGKNLPNRGITLGLDLQGGMHLVFEVDGEKAVDSAVERTASGIRQLLTEKKIRFTAIKRSGFTGIEITHPSESSTQIKKVVENNYPSLRIKDAGKSRLNLILADKESEKIKETATEQALETIRNRIDQFGVAEPVIHRQETNQIVVQLPGIKDPQRAIDLIGKTALLEFKLLDEESPVAAQLPASIPSGGEEKLLSEFKDRIPEGDEILFERVVDKETGRVSKRPYLAKKRAVLTGDVLTEARVNIDTRYNEPYVSVSFDSEGAKIFERVTGENVKKRMAIILDNNIYSAPVIQERIAGGHAQITGRFTENEAKDLAIVLRAGALPAPINMLQNVTVGPSLGQDSIDAGVKAGMIGAIAVILFMVIYYRLSGVIADFAVFLNVIILLGALAWFNATLTLPGIAGIILTIGMSVDANVLIFERIREELRLGKTVRAAIDAGYKKAFLTIVDSHVTTLITAAVLFQFGTGPIKGFAVTLSLGVMINLFTSMMGTRVVFDLITSKRALKRLSI
- the recJ gene encoding single-stranded-DNA-specific exonuclease RecJ — protein: MKRRWVIPRVNTGLQSRLSQEARLSPVLAQVLINRGIETPRAVAEFLNPYIENLHDPFLLPDMYTATKRIVTAIKRNEKIVVYGDYDVDGITGTAILIHMLKDSAFRLGSMADCSYYIPHRLKEGYGLNTDVIKRIKSEGVSLIITVDCGTTAIDEVSLANTLGIDVIITDHHHVTDVLPPAAAVVNPNRKDSIYSFKELAGAGIVFKLTQALSSEFGVRSWEEYLDLAAIGTIADVVPLIGENRIIASEGLNLLTESKRAGIVAIKRISGIEGKTITSGMVGFIIAPRINAAGRLGDATSALKLLLTEDMDEAEELAKFLDARNKERQQIENEIFEKAKAMITDGEKWTVDGERYAIVLSSPSWHSGVIGIVASRLVEKFYRPAFLFVTQEGICKGSARSIPPFHICEGLKQIEGGIEIKFGGHSQAAGIKVKEEDFISFGKWINRIVRESLSEEDLIPKLKIDARVKLREINFTLIDELNSFSPFGYGNPEPLLGAKGLEVLYPKIVGNNHLKMKLRQDGTVFDAIGFDMRDALSNDSLGSGVWSLESAIGHLSKIDAAFTPQVNDWEGGKQIQINIKAIRLSQNTD
- the tgt gene encoding tRNA guanosine(34) transglycosylase Tgt translates to MIAETKFNFEIIKKDTTSNARLGRIVTPHGVINTPAFIPVGTHATVKTVTPEELYEIGVEIILCNTYHLYLRPGHQLIASLGGLHHFMNWNSPILTDSGGFQVFSLGELRKISEEGVTFRSHIDGRTHLFTPEKSIEIQEALGGDIIMALDDCTPYPSTYEYTLNSLRITTEWSKRCIKAKFRNDQSLFGIVQGGMFPELRRQSAEEISLLGFDGYAIGGVSVGEPKEKMFEIINFTAPLLIEDKPRYLMGVGTPEDIAIAVSAGIDLFDCVMPTRNARNGTLFTSNGKISIRNERYAYDSEPLDPACGCYTCRNYSKAYLRHIFMSEEILALRLNTIHNLWYYINILREIRNAIVEGKRWLIYQSI
- a CDS encoding bifunctional (p)ppGpp synthetase/guanosine-3',5'-bis(diphosphate) 3'-pyrophosphohydrolase; this translates as MILPEDIVQKILSYNPDANVELFHRAYNYSAKVHIGQVRLSGEPYLMHPLEVAGILADLKLDVVTIVAGLLHDTLEDTPTTIDEIRELFGEDVAFLVDGITKIAQIEFKTKVEQQAENFRKMLLAMARDIRIILIKLADRLHNMRTLKYLSPAKQKAIAQETLDIYAPLSNRFGIGWMKIELEDLSLQYLEHEIYNDLVSKVAKRQEEREGYVRELINIVKENLAKNNLNGEVTGRPKHYYSIYRKMSEQGISFNEVFDITGLRIITETKADCYAILGMIHSLWIPVPGRFKDYIGVPKSNRYQSLHTTVIGPRGERVEFQIRTKEMHRIAEEGIAAHWSYKEKLTINEKDKERFAWLRQLVDLQTELTDARDFLETIKVDLFPDVVYVFTPKGDIKELPRGSTPVDFAYSIHTEVGHRCVGAKVSGRIVPLRHQLRNGDTVEIQTQSGHMPSRDWLKFVNTPRARARIKQWIKAEERKRSIELGREILERELKKHDLNPVEALKSKELIEVVKVFGISDLEGLFVAIGYGRLSGHQVVNRLIPEKIVEEIPPKRFKKPVRTPKGISVHGAGDIMVHLSRCCNPLPGDRIIGFVTRGRGITIHTDDCQNLRALALDKDRLIDVKWEKGKEITHPVRISVYTIDKPGLLANVSSAVTSAEANISHASASTTPDKKAYLNFTVEVRDLSHLQNIMKKVSQVEGVISVRRVKAA